Proteins encoded by one window of Swingsia samuiensis:
- a CDS encoding YifB family Mg chelatase-like AAA ATPase, with translation MASLNTHQPIISRIQSFTFCGIIAVPVTVEVQIATGLPAFQIVGLADKSVGESRERVRAALLSMGLSLPPKRILINLVPADLPKEGAHFDLPIAIALLVAMGIIPFETVSPYAAIGELSLDGNINATRGVLSASLTAFENELGLICPSSQGSEARWGNPNYDVLAPQSLNILLAHFRGEQVLRSEYTAPILSSDYGPDLSEIKGMALGRRALEIAAAGGHSLLMNGPPGAGKSMLASRLPSILPDLNSHEILETSRIHSLSSILKNGHLITRPPYRAPHHSASLAALVGGGAKAKPGEVSLANHGVLFLDELPEFSRSSLEALRQPIETGTISLARAAHHTTYPARFQLIAAMNPCRCGYLGDAEKLCRKAPRCGEDYTAKISGPMIDRIDLHVSIKALSAHEMSYAPRGEDSATVRARVETARTLALNRQNCCNAQASPDVFEVDDDARSLTIKAAEKIRLSNRGMTRLMRVSRTIADLDGAQNIQRHHVAEAISFRHRSSIS, from the coding sequence ATGGCATCCCTTAACACCCACCAACCCATTATATCCAGAATTCAGAGCTTTACGTTCTGTGGTATTATTGCTGTTCCCGTCACCGTAGAAGTCCAAATTGCGACGGGTCTTCCCGCTTTCCAAATTGTTGGTCTTGCAGATAAATCTGTTGGTGAATCACGAGAGCGCGTTCGGGCTGCTCTGCTTTCCATGGGATTATCTCTTCCGCCAAAGCGTATTCTTATCAATCTGGTACCAGCCGATTTACCTAAAGAAGGTGCTCATTTTGATTTACCGATCGCCATAGCCCTTCTTGTCGCGATGGGAATTATTCCATTTGAAACTGTTTCACCCTATGCAGCTATTGGAGAATTATCGCTTGATGGAAATATTAATGCCACTCGAGGCGTTCTTTCGGCCTCTTTAACTGCTTTTGAAAATGAGCTTGGTCTTATTTGTCCTTCCTCACAAGGGAGTGAAGCCCGGTGGGGCAACCCGAACTATGATGTTTTAGCGCCTCAATCGCTCAATATTCTTTTGGCGCATTTTCGAGGCGAACAAGTGCTGCGCTCTGAATACACAGCACCTATTCTCTCATCAGATTATGGTCCTGATTTATCCGAAATTAAAGGAATGGCATTAGGCCGTCGTGCACTTGAAATTGCCGCAGCAGGTGGCCATTCCCTTTTGATGAATGGTCCCCCAGGGGCTGGAAAATCTATGTTAGCCAGCCGTCTCCCAAGTATCTTACCTGACCTTAACTCTCACGAAATTTTAGAAACCAGCCGCATTCATAGCCTGTCCAGCATACTCAAAAATGGACATCTCATTACAAGGCCTCCTTATCGCGCTCCACACCATAGCGCGAGTTTAGCGGCACTCGTCGGTGGAGGAGCAAAAGCAAAACCTGGTGAAGTAAGCCTCGCTAATCATGGTGTCTTGTTCTTAGATGAACTTCCTGAGTTTTCACGCTCCAGCTTAGAAGCATTACGACAACCGATCGAAACCGGTACAATTTCACTCGCTCGAGCCGCACACCATACGACCTACCCTGCACGCTTTCAGCTTATTGCTGCCATGAATCCCTGCCGATGTGGGTATTTAGGTGACGCAGAAAAACTCTGCCGAAAAGCACCTCGATGCGGAGAGGATTATACAGCTAAAATATCTGGCCCTATGATAGATCGAATTGATCTTCACGTTTCAATAAAAGCGCTGTCTGCTCACGAAATGAGCTATGCGCCTCGAGGAGAAGATAGCGCGACAGTGCGTGCTCGAGTTGAAACCGCGCGAACTCTCGCACTCAATCGGCAAAATTGTTGTAATGCTCAAGCCTCTCCTGATGTTTTTGAAGTGGATGATGATGCACGTTCTCTTACAATTAAAGCCGCTGAAAAAATTCGCCTATCCAATCGGGGGATGACCCGACTAATGCGGGTCTCACGTACTATTGCAGACCTCGATGGAGCACAAAATATTCAGCGCCACCATGTTGCGGAGGCTATCAGCTTTCGCCACCGATCCAGCATTTCATAG
- a CDS encoding inositol monophosphatase family protein: MNKSVLEKAITIAEACADAAHRTVAPYFRTPLQADAKMDDSPVTIADRAAEKAMRTIIENAFPEHAILGEEGGRSGSESEWQWVLDPIDGTRAFLTGRLSFGSLISLFHQGKPVLGIIDQPVTNERWIGVKDEPTRFISDVLPGHIGTRTSLDLSYAELSCTSPDIMSPEELLRFNNLKKVVRRTSWGGDCYAYGLLALGQIDIIAESSMKPWDWAALVPIIEGAGGRMTNWQGEPLDLNNNDGTVLAVGNPQLMPEIIKHLSAR, encoded by the coding sequence ATGAACAAATCAGTTCTCGAAAAAGCAATTACTATTGCTGAGGCGTGCGCAGATGCCGCTCACCGAACCGTTGCTCCTTATTTCCGCACCCCCCTACAAGCAGATGCCAAAATGGACGACAGCCCAGTCACAATTGCAGATCGTGCTGCTGAAAAAGCAATGCGTACCATTATTGAAAACGCATTCCCTGAGCATGCTATTCTGGGTGAAGAAGGTGGCAGGTCTGGATCAGAAAGCGAGTGGCAATGGGTGCTTGACCCTATTGATGGAACACGCGCTTTTCTAACCGGGCGCCTTTCATTTGGTTCACTTATATCCCTTTTCCACCAAGGAAAACCCGTTCTGGGAATTATTGATCAGCCCGTTACCAATGAGCGGTGGATTGGTGTCAAAGATGAACCCACTCGCTTTATTTCAGACGTCCTTCCTGGGCATATTGGTACCCGCACCAGCCTCGACCTAAGCTATGCTGAATTATCCTGCACATCTCCTGATATTATGTCCCCCGAAGAGCTACTCCGATTTAACAACCTCAAAAAAGTAGTCCGTCGTACCTCTTGGGGTGGTGATTGTTATGCTTATGGTCTACTCGCACTGGGTCAAATCGATATCATCGCCGAAAGCTCGATGAAACCATGGGATTGGGCAGCTCTCGTTCCAATCATTGAAGGCGCAGGAGGCCGTATGACAAATTGGCAAGGCGAGCCACTTGATTTAAATAATAATGACGGCACCGTACTCGCTGTAGGCAACCCTCAATTGATGCCAGAAATTATTAAGCATCTTTCTGCGAGATAA
- a CDS encoding cold-shock protein: MRNNRTDRSNFNSSRRGGFDGDFMSQPSYGDRGGFGGGYNSAPRRTGGGGSFATASGPEISSRVKWFNTEKGFGFIELSDGSGDVFLHANALSNAGYNGVNPGATVVVRIGQGPKGRQVAEVVSVDESTAEAPRPRAQFAPQPKFGGAARPGRPAPDMSTAEDIRGIVKWYNATKGFGFITPEDGGKDIFVHASALERSHLQTLDEGQNIHVKVVQGQKGPEAAEISA; this comes from the coding sequence TTGAGAAACAACAGAACCGACCGCAGCAACTTTAACTCATCCCGCCGCGGCGGATTTGATGGGGACTTTATGTCCCAGCCGTCCTATGGCGATCGTGGTGGATTTGGTGGTGGCTATAATAGCGCACCTCGTCGCACCGGCGGTGGCGGAAGCTTTGCAACTGCTTCAGGACCAGAAATCAGTTCCCGCGTAAAATGGTTCAATACAGAGAAAGGCTTCGGCTTTATTGAACTTTCGGATGGCTCTGGTGACGTATTCCTACATGCTAATGCCCTTAGCAATGCAGGCTATAATGGCGTAAACCCTGGTGCAACCGTGGTTGTTCGTATTGGACAAGGTCCAAAAGGCCGTCAAGTTGCAGAAGTTGTGTCCGTTGACGAAAGCACAGCAGAAGCTCCTCGCCCAAGAGCACAGTTTGCTCCTCAGCCTAAATTTGGCGGAGCAGCACGCCCAGGACGCCCAGCACCTGATATGTCTACAGCGGAAGACATCCGCGGCATCGTAAAATGGTATAATGCGACCAAAGGCTTTGGTTTCATCACACCAGAAGATGGCGGAAAAGATATCTTCGTTCATGCATCTGCTTTAGAGCGCTCTCACCTTCAAACACTTGATGAAGGTCAGAATATCCATGTGAAAGTTGTTCAAGGACAAAAAGGTCCTGAAGCAGCTGAAATCAGCGCATAA
- a CDS encoding sulfurtransferase, which translates to MNNSPLINAQTLLNVDTPFIPLDASVVLPGQKEDVENVFLQEHLPGARRFDIDIFSDQESLLPHTVPSVARFARLIGLLGVTEKTPIVFYDAIGSVGACRAWWLAKLFGHEKVKILDGGMKAWKEAGGPIASDPPVAEHFETYRPRPVYRWLAGTGDVEKASNNTADYVIIDARSAERFQGKVSEPRAGVRSGHIPNSVNMPWIQLIDENGFFHPRRKLQDLLESIIVERHVIASCGSGLTAATVLVALAITGFGDGMLYDGSWSEWGGNPDLPIAVGK; encoded by the coding sequence ATGAATAACTCACCACTTATTAATGCACAGACACTTTTGAATGTCGATACACCTTTCATTCCTTTGGATGCGAGTGTTGTTTTGCCCGGTCAAAAAGAAGACGTGGAAAATGTTTTTTTGCAGGAACATCTTCCAGGTGCTCGGCGCTTTGATATTGATATCTTCTCGGATCAGGAAAGCCTGCTTCCGCATACGGTACCAAGTGTGGCACGTTTTGCGCGTTTGATAGGGCTGTTGGGCGTTACAGAAAAAACACCCATTGTATTTTATGATGCGATTGGAAGCGTTGGTGCGTGTCGTGCATGGTGGCTAGCAAAACTATTTGGCCACGAGAAAGTAAAAATTCTTGATGGGGGGATGAAAGCTTGGAAAGAAGCTGGCGGCCCGATTGCAAGTGATCCTCCTGTTGCGGAGCATTTTGAAACATATCGACCAAGACCTGTTTATCGTTGGTTGGCAGGTACTGGGGATGTTGAGAAAGCCTCAAATAACACAGCAGATTATGTCATTATAGATGCTCGGAGCGCAGAGCGTTTTCAAGGAAAAGTGTCTGAGCCTAGAGCGGGCGTTCGGTCGGGGCATATCCCAAATTCTGTGAATATGCCTTGGATACAATTGATTGATGAAAATGGCTTTTTCCACCCGAGGCGGAAATTACAGGATTTATTGGAATCAATTATCGTAGAGCGCCATGTTATTGCCAGCTGTGGTTCTGGGTTGACGGCAGCAACGGTTCTCGTTGCTTTGGCGATTACCGGTTTTGGTGACGGTATGTTGTATGACGGTTCATGGTCAGAGTGGGGAGGCAATCCAGACCTTCCTATTGCTGTGGGGAAATAA
- the smpB gene encoding SsrA-binding protein SmpB: protein MAAKKQKSGMISHGIAAQNRKGRFNYTIIETIEAGIVLKGPEVKSLRLGRATIAEAYAGERDGEIFLYNSYIPEYQGGVLSRFDTRAPRKLLLHKKQVNHLLGAVARAGVSLVPLDIHFNSRGVAKVTLGVGQGRKKEDKRHAIAERDWQRDKARLLRSKGKEY, encoded by the coding sequence ATGGCTGCAAAGAAACAAAAAAGCGGAATGATTTCTCATGGGATCGCTGCTCAAAATCGAAAAGGTCGATTTAATTATACGATAATAGAAACAATAGAAGCTGGAATAGTTTTGAAGGGGCCGGAAGTAAAAAGCTTGCGTCTTGGCCGTGCAACTATTGCAGAAGCCTATGCAGGTGAGCGTGACGGAGAGATTTTTTTATACAACTCTTATATTCCAGAGTATCAAGGCGGCGTTTTATCACGCTTTGATACACGCGCTCCACGAAAGCTTTTGCTTCATAAAAAACAAGTTAATCATCTGTTAGGTGCCGTTGCTCGTGCAGGTGTTTCTCTTGTTCCGCTGGATATACATTTTAACAGTCGAGGTGTGGCGAAAGTTACGCTTGGCGTAGGCCAAGGGCGTAAAAAAGAAGACAAGCGTCACGCTATAGCTGAGCGAGATTGGCAACGAGATAAAGCTCGTTTACTTCGGAGTAAAGGTAAAGAATATTAA
- the dapA gene encoding 4-hydroxy-tetrahydrodipicolinate synthase gives MAQQGTYQGSLTALITPMHEDGRVDFDAATRLIEHQIENGTTGLIPAGTTGESPTLSHTEHNQIVEHCVKTANGRALVMAGAGSNSTSEAVGMAKHAHAVGADSVLVVVPYYNKPTQEGLYRHFMTVADATPLPLYLYCIPGRSIVDITPETMGRLAKHPNIVGTKDATANMARPIAVRRHVNKEFTQLSGDDNTVLSFLAAGGHGCIGVTSNVVPKLSSDMHKAWQEGRISDAIALQDKLSPLHDAMFMEANPGPVKYAMSRLGFCSPTLRLPLVEPQEATRTAIDAALRSLGLLG, from the coding sequence ATGGCACAGCAGGGTACATATCAGGGGTCGTTAACAGCTTTAATTACACCGATGCATGAAGATGGTCGTGTTGATTTTGATGCTGCAACACGGCTCATTGAACATCAGATTGAAAATGGAACGACGGGTCTTATTCCTGCTGGAACAACTGGTGAAAGCCCAACGCTCTCTCACACGGAACATAATCAGATTGTGGAGCATTGTGTAAAAACAGCAAATGGCCGTGCTTTGGTTATGGCAGGAGCCGGCTCCAACAGCACATCTGAGGCCGTGGGTATGGCAAAGCACGCACATGCAGTCGGTGCAGATAGTGTTCTGGTTGTCGTTCCATATTACAATAAGCCAACACAAGAAGGTTTGTATCGCCACTTTATGACGGTGGCAGATGCTACACCATTGCCTCTTTATTTATATTGCATTCCTGGCCGTTCTATCGTTGATATCACACCTGAAACAATGGGGCGTTTAGCCAAGCATCCGAATATCGTTGGTACCAAGGATGCAACCGCCAATATGGCTCGTCCTATTGCTGTGAGACGGCATGTTAATAAAGAGTTTACGCAGCTTTCTGGAGACGATAATACAGTTCTGTCTTTCTTGGCTGCGGGTGGACATGGATGTATTGGTGTAACATCAAACGTCGTGCCTAAATTATCCTCTGATATGCATAAAGCATGGCAAGAAGGCCGTATTTCTGATGCGATTGCATTGCAGGATAAACTATCTCCACTACATGATGCTATGTTTATGGAAGCTAATCCTGGTCCCGTGAAATATGCGATGTCTCGGTTAGGTTTTTGTTCTCCAACGTTAAGACTTCCTTTGGTGGAACCACAAGAAGCAACGCGGACAGCGATTGATGCTGCACTGCGTTCTCTTGGTTTATTGGGTTAA
- a CDS encoding AI-2E family transporter has translation MTTERIILGFVLIGIAYGCGIILWPFLSAILWASILVFTSWPIYHRLRLYVRPTIAAIGMMCLSAITIIIPFSVLTTAGINDIPDIITTINNFLIKADAASPPPAWLTHLPFIGSYIVKEWGLITHDMGTATGMIRPYFGQIAQITLTILLKLAGGLFDFIMALFIAFFLWLKGDTLGQTLTTIVTRIAGPTAAPRLINVIGRTVRGTVYGVLGTAIIQGILTGIGLVITGVPAPVLLAGIAAFVAVFPIGAPLVWVPAALWLGMTHHVGYGLFLAIYGITIISGADHLIRPAFISRGAQLPYLLTVIGVLGGVLAFGGLGIFLGPVLLAVGYTLTSEFSHSPHPSKRLSDYTPDEH, from the coding sequence ATGACAACAGAACGCATTATTCTTGGTTTTGTGCTCATTGGAATTGCTTACGGCTGTGGTATTATTCTGTGGCCCTTCTTATCCGCCATTTTGTGGGCCTCTATTCTCGTCTTTACAAGTTGGCCCATTTATCATCGTCTACGCTTATATGTTCGTCCTACAATCGCAGCCATTGGAATGATGTGCCTCAGTGCAATCACAATTATAATTCCTTTCTCCGTTCTTACAACAGCCGGCATTAATGATATTCCCGATATCATCACCACAATCAATAATTTCCTTATAAAAGCAGACGCAGCTTCTCCGCCTCCTGCCTGGCTAACTCATCTCCCTTTCATTGGTTCTTATATTGTTAAAGAGTGGGGTCTTATCACCCATGATATGGGTACAGCCACAGGGATGATACGTCCTTATTTTGGGCAAATCGCTCAAATAACATTAACCATACTTCTAAAATTAGCAGGCGGCTTATTTGATTTTATAATGGCCCTCTTTATTGCTTTTTTCCTGTGGCTAAAAGGAGATACTTTAGGGCAGACACTGACCACCATTGTCACACGCATTGCAGGGCCTACAGCCGCCCCACGCCTCATTAATGTTATTGGAAGAACGGTTAGGGGTACCGTCTATGGTGTGCTAGGAACGGCCATTATCCAAGGTATCCTGACAGGAATAGGCTTAGTCATTACAGGCGTTCCAGCACCCGTTTTACTTGCGGGAATTGCTGCTTTTGTTGCCGTTTTTCCTATAGGAGCTCCACTCGTATGGGTGCCCGCAGCTCTTTGGTTGGGCATGACACACCATGTGGGATATGGCCTTTTTCTCGCTATTTATGGAATAACTATTATTTCAGGTGCCGATCACCTCATCCGGCCGGCATTTATCTCCCGCGGGGCTCAACTTCCTTATCTCCTCACCGTTATTGGTGTCCTTGGAGGTGTCCTTGCGTTTGGAGGGCTTGGTATCTTTTTAGGGCCAGTTCTTCTAGCAGTTGGATACACACTCACTAGTGAGTTTTCTCATAGCCCACATCCTTCTAAAAGACTTTCTGATTACACCCCGGATGAACACTAA
- a CDS encoding 3-deoxy-manno-octulosonate cytidylyltransferase, whose translation MQPIIIIPSRLASTRLPRKPLAHIGSLPMIAHVVKRAQQANIGKVVVAAGDQEILDAIEGMDGVLGVLTESSLPSGSDRVYDALQKFDPLEKYDVVINLQGDLPLIKPDDLRSALKPLEDQNVDIGTLVAPIKDEHEKSAPQVVKVACDFGEKSVTRALYFSRSLIPWGEGTHWHHVGVYAWRRAALKKFISLPPSGLEKRESLEQLRALEAGMSIGCAQIEHAPLGVDTPEDLERVRGMIECR comes from the coding sequence ATGCAACCGATTATAATCATTCCTTCCCGCTTAGCTTCCACGAGACTCCCACGCAAACCCCTTGCTCATATTGGTAGTCTGCCCATGATTGCCCATGTTGTAAAACGTGCGCAACAGGCTAACATTGGCAAAGTGGTGGTTGCGGCTGGAGACCAAGAGATTTTAGATGCCATCGAGGGGATGGATGGGGTCTTGGGAGTTTTAACCGAGTCGTCTTTACCCAGTGGCTCTGACCGTGTGTATGATGCACTTCAAAAGTTTGATCCATTGGAGAAATATGACGTTGTGATTAATCTCCAAGGTGATTTACCATTAATAAAACCGGATGATTTGCGTTCTGCTTTAAAGCCTCTAGAGGACCAAAACGTTGATATTGGAACGTTGGTGGCGCCGATTAAAGATGAACATGAAAAATCTGCACCTCAGGTTGTAAAAGTTGCGTGTGACTTCGGAGAAAAATCCGTTACGAGAGCGCTCTATTTTTCACGCTCTTTGATTCCGTGGGGAGAAGGGACGCATTGGCATCATGTCGGCGTATATGCTTGGCGCCGGGCTGCATTGAAGAAATTTATTTCTTTGCCACCATCTGGTCTAGAAAAACGTGAGAGTTTAGAGCAATTGAGGGCGCTTGAAGCGGGCATGAGTATTGGTTGTGCACAAATAGAGCATGCTCCATTAGGGGTAGATACTCCTGAAGACCTTGAGCGCGTAAGAGGAATGATAGAATGCCGGTAA
- the metC gene encoding cystathionine beta-lyase — protein MSADNLNVSRENGWDRLATALVQGGRANVEAKGTLVNLPVTRGSTVLFPSLEEMNRTDGRSHNHVAVYGAMGTPIQHELEKLLSIIEGGTHTQVVNSGLSACTVPLLAFLSSGDHLLLPDSVYSPTRRFADTMLRRMGITTTYYPPMASREEIKELMRPETRVVFAESPGSHTFEVQDVPMLVEVAHQNDALLVLDNTWGIGVFQPFSKGVDVSIQALTKYPGGHSDVIIGSITVNDEKLWKTLRDASIQLGQCAGPDDCWLTLRGLRTMGVRLNHQSKSALEIARWLKTRPEVSRVLHPAFSDCPGHEFWKRDFSGSCGLFGVELKPEISVSSAEKMINHLTMFGIGASWGGYESLVLPTTGHIRRVTDEGPIQATFRLHIGLEKVDDLKADLARGFDCLNETKL, from the coding sequence ATGAGCGCTGATAATTTAAACGTATCAAGAGAGAACGGTTGGGATCGCCTTGCAACTGCTCTTGTTCAGGGCGGGCGTGCCAATGTTGAAGCAAAAGGAACATTGGTGAATTTGCCGGTTACTCGGGGCTCGACTGTTTTATTTCCCTCTCTTGAAGAGATGAACCGTACAGATGGAAGAAGCCATAATCATGTCGCGGTTTACGGTGCGATGGGAACACCTATCCAGCACGAGTTAGAAAAATTATTATCGATTATTGAAGGTGGCACACATACACAGGTTGTTAATTCGGGATTAAGTGCATGTACAGTTCCTTTGCTCGCTTTTCTGAGCAGTGGAGATCATTTGCTGTTGCCTGATTCAGTTTATAGCCCTACGCGTCGTTTCGCAGATACCATGTTGCGTCGTATGGGGATTACGACAACATATTATCCTCCTATGGCCTCACGGGAAGAAATAAAAGAATTGATGCGTCCGGAGACACGTGTCGTTTTCGCGGAGAGCCCTGGTAGCCACACTTTTGAGGTGCAGGATGTGCCGATGTTAGTCGAGGTGGCTCATCAAAATGATGCATTACTAGTTTTAGATAATACGTGGGGGATTGGGGTTTTTCAGCCTTTTTCTAAAGGGGTGGATGTCTCTATTCAGGCTTTGACCAAATATCCGGGTGGGCATTCTGACGTTATCATTGGTTCGATAACAGTGAATGATGAAAAGCTATGGAAAACGTTGCGTGATGCTTCAATTCAACTAGGGCAATGCGCTGGGCCAGATGACTGCTGGTTAACTTTACGCGGTTTACGAACCATGGGAGTGCGTCTTAACCACCAATCTAAATCAGCTTTGGAAATTGCTCGATGGCTCAAAACGAGACCTGAAGTATCACGAGTATTACATCCTGCATTTAGCGATTGTCCGGGGCATGAATTTTGGAAGCGAGATTTTAGTGGCTCTTGTGGATTGTTTGGCGTTGAGCTGAAGCCAGAGATTAGTGTCTCATCAGCGGAGAAAATGATCAATCATTTAACCATGTTTGGTATTGGTGCCTCATGGGGAGGATATGAAAGCCTTGTATTGCCGACAACAGGGCATATTCGGCGCGTAACCGATGAAGGGCCTATTCAGGCAACGTTTCGTCTTCATATTGGCCTAGAAAAAGTTGATGATTTGAAGGCCGACCTTGCAAGGGGATTTGATTGCTTGAACGAGACGAAGCTATGA
- the serA gene encoding phosphoglycerate dehydrogenase, which produces MQANLSLPKNKIRILLLEGIHDSAIEYLDTQGYAEVTRLKGALEGDALKEALQGVHMVGIRSRTQLTQDVLESADRLMAVGCFCIGTNQVDLETARMEGIPVFNAPYSNTRSVAELVMGEIVMLLRRIPSRSEACHQGGWEKSAVNSWEVRGKTLGIVGYGSIGSQLSVLAEAFGMRVLYYDTMPRLPHGNAIGVATLQELLEQSDVVTLHVPQTPETNNLIGEKEIRAMKPNSILINNARGNVVDLDALAAAIKDGHIMGAGIDVFPVEPKSGNERFSSPLQGLDNVLLTPHIGGSTVEAQERIGVEVARKLVDYSDVGSTIGAVNFPSVQLPERPRGTRFMHVHANRPGIMQQINEIFASKNCNITAQYLQTDGELGYVVVEAESANTEVDQQLLDQLRSLDGTLRARLLYQR; this is translated from the coding sequence ATGCAAGCGAATCTCTCACTTCCCAAAAACAAAATTCGTATCCTCCTCCTTGAAGGCATCCACGACAGTGCCATTGAGTATCTTGATACTCAGGGCTATGCTGAAGTTACACGTCTTAAAGGAGCCCTTGAAGGAGACGCTCTTAAAGAAGCTCTTCAAGGTGTCCACATGGTTGGGATCCGCAGTCGGACTCAACTCACCCAAGATGTCCTTGAATCTGCTGATCGTTTAATGGCAGTTGGTTGTTTCTGTATTGGAACCAATCAAGTTGACCTTGAAACAGCGCGTATGGAAGGCATCCCTGTTTTTAATGCCCCATACAGCAATACACGCTCTGTGGCGGAACTGGTCATGGGTGAAATTGTTATGCTGCTGCGGCGCATTCCATCCCGCTCGGAAGCATGCCATCAAGGCGGATGGGAAAAATCTGCCGTTAATTCATGGGAAGTGCGTGGAAAAACACTGGGTATTGTTGGCTACGGTTCAATTGGGTCACAACTCTCTGTCTTAGCTGAAGCTTTCGGAATGCGTGTTCTATATTATGACACCATGCCCAGATTGCCGCATGGAAATGCTATTGGCGTTGCGACCCTTCAGGAGCTACTTGAACAATCAGACGTCGTAACCCTCCACGTTCCCCAGACGCCTGAGACGAATAATCTTATTGGAGAAAAAGAGATTAGGGCCATGAAGCCCAACTCTATTCTCATTAACAACGCACGTGGCAATGTTGTTGATCTGGATGCTCTGGCAGCAGCAATTAAAGATGGACACATCATGGGAGCTGGGATTGACGTTTTCCCTGTTGAACCCAAAAGCGGCAATGAACGTTTCTCTTCCCCTTTACAAGGTCTGGACAACGTTCTTTTGACACCTCACATTGGTGGTTCCACCGTTGAAGCACAAGAGCGTATCGGTGTTGAAGTTGCTCGCAAACTTGTAGACTACTCCGATGTTGGCTCAACCATTGGTGCGGTGAACTTCCCAAGTGTACAACTTCCCGAACGCCCACGTGGCACACGCTTTATGCATGTTCACGCTAATCGTCCGGGAATTATGCAGCAAATTAACGAAATTTTTGCTTCTAAAAACTGCAATATTACCGCCCAGTACCTCCAAACGGATGGAGAGCTTGGCTATGTTGTCGTTGAAGCTGAATCGGCCAACACGGAAGTTGATCAACAATTATTAGACCAACTGCGTTCTTTGGACGGCACGCTTCGCGCACGCCTTCTCTACCAGCGTTAA
- a CDS encoding prephenate dehydratase, with product MPVIAFQGRPGAYSDLACRQIRPGWSTLPCSSFAAAIEAVHDGEADEGLLACENSLAGRVPEIHALLPNANLHIIGEHFLRVEHCLLGIKGAKESDIKKVHTHPVAMGQIRNLIKELDLEPVPEFDTAGAAEMVASWNRKESAAVASSLAGELNGLVTLRQNVEDAAHNTTRFYVVAKKTSYPDPTREDILTTLLMRVDNHPGALYAALGVFSKHDINMTRLESYMLNGSFAATQFLMDVEGHPEQSALSSALDELKHVSDDLKVLGAYPRSPIRV from the coding sequence ATGCCGGTAATTGCTTTTCAGGGGCGTCCTGGTGCGTATTCAGATCTGGCGTGTCGGCAGATACGCCCCGGATGGTCTACATTGCCGTGTTCCAGTTTTGCTGCTGCGATTGAAGCTGTGCATGATGGCGAGGCTGACGAGGGGTTGCTTGCGTGTGAAAACTCCCTTGCAGGTCGCGTTCCAGAAATACATGCTTTGTTACCCAATGCGAATTTACATATTATTGGAGAGCATTTTTTACGGGTTGAGCATTGTTTGCTGGGGATAAAAGGCGCGAAAGAATCTGATATAAAAAAAGTTCACACCCATCCGGTGGCAATGGGGCAAATTCGCAACTTAATTAAAGAGCTGGATTTAGAACCTGTTCCAGAGTTTGATACTGCTGGCGCTGCTGAAATGGTGGCTTCGTGGAACAGGAAAGAAAGCGCTGCGGTTGCATCATCCCTTGCTGGTGAGTTAAATGGGCTGGTGACATTAAGACAGAATGTTGAAGATGCAGCACATAATACGACACGCTTTTATGTTGTTGCGAAGAAAACCAGTTATCCAGATCCCACCCGGGAAGATATACTGACAACATTACTCATGCGTGTTGATAATCACCCCGGTGCACTGTATGCGGCCTTGGGAGTGTTTTCAAAGCATGACATAAATATGACTCGGCTTGAGAGTTATATGTTAAATGGTTCTTTTGCAGCAACGCAGTTTTTGATGGATGTCGAAGGACATCCAGAGCAATCGGCGTTATCTTCTGCTTTGGATGAATTGAAGCATGTGAGTGATGACCTAAAGGTTTTGGGGGCATATCCGCGCAGCCCTATACGCGTTTGA